The sequence TTTCCTCTATATGATTAAGTAATCAATTACGCAGCTACAACACACCGTTTAATGGTGATGAAGagccaattaattaattagattaattgaaTTTGGTTTTCTTCTATAAAGTATAAAGAAGAAGGAAGTATTGGTTGTTGAAATGTCATTTTACAATATATTTAAAGAGCCAAGTAAGATGTGATATCTCAATTTTCTTGTGCTTTTTCTTTTTCGCAATTATTATTTGGCCAATGGCCGTAGAGTTGCGTGTAAATAAGTCGATTATATTCTAATATCATTTGCTACGTCacaaattttctcttttaattttaattcacaaGTTTCAAGAGGCAAATTGCTAATATATAAAACAGAACGGTTATTCTAATACAAAATTAGATGCCAAATTGGCTAAAAATAACAATTAGATCAAATAAACTCCCGTGGATTCGTTCCTTTTACAGAACTTTAATTTATACATATGGAAAAATTAAACAGACATCTCTTTTTAAGACAAGAATTAGTAATTAACGTTAAAACTGAGTGGGAGAATCAGGACCGTTGAAACCGGCAGGGGTGTAAAAACCCAACCCCAACCGATTCGCGTTAGTTgttttttcatcaaaatttgaACCAACCGGCTCGGATCGGTTCGCTGTTTATCCGAACCAAACCACTTGAAAATTAGGTTTGTTCTTTTCCCTTCCACTTTGTGTTCAGCTGCCACATCCTCCCccacctctctctctctctctctcaggtaaaacagaagaagaagaaaaacagaaGAACAAGAACCAAAAGAggtaattttttgttttattttaaagaatatcCACAAATAAATCCACCTTGACCGGACCCGGTTTGCCTCACCGGACCGAACCGAACTGAACCCCGAGTtgaaaggaagaagagaagtAACGGTGAAGATTTGGGGAACAAAAGCGCTTTGAAAAAGGGACTAGATTCGTATTGCGGCGGTGTATTCGGTACacagaaagagaaagggaaACAATATAAAGCTTGGCTGTTCAAAAAGAAGTGCTACGTCCAATGCTTTCAGGCGGAGAATTCTAAGACCCACAATACCCTTTTCGAATACCCTTTTGAGCCCCATAAATCTTCGATTACTCACTTTCCTCTTCCATTTCGAGCTAGATTTTTTCTGGGTTTCAAGTATGACTTCTCTATAttctttctttgtttatttgtttgtgtttCACTTTCTTGGGAATATGGAGAAATCAGTGCTGGTTGAATGTTTGATTCATTCTTCAGCTTGTTTCGGTTGTTTCTTTCATACCCTTTTCCTCAAAATGTGTGTTTTTCGCTGATCGATTTGTTTTTGTTCATTTCATATGCTATGGATCTGAttgttgatttatttggtttatATATTGGTTGATTTTGAAGTTGGTGTTTCGATTAGGAATTCAATTATCCTTTCGTTTTTGAAGATGAGCTAAACAAAGTTAGTGGTTAGGGATTTAATCCCTGGAAATTTACACCCGAATAAATGAgtgaagatttttcttttttcctcctttTAGTAGTGTGGATCTGAAAAGATGTGTCTTTGGCGAACTCCCATTTTTCTTGTGCTTTTTAGCTTCTGGGAATAGATATTTGTTGATGTTCCCTTTTTAAGTGAGAACAACAAATTTTGGGCCACAACTTTACATGGACAATCAAGGCTCTTTTTCTTAACTTGTCGTGTTTGATAACTAAAAGAAAACTGACGAATTACGTATGAGTAGTATAAAGTCCTAGAGTTCTTACATGTTTTGCTAATATAACTTGATAAATTTTGCCTTTAATTTTTACTTTGTTCTGTAAACTTGCAATATGTTTTCTAATATCTATTTCCTGAATAATCTGGATAGCTGGTTGTGTTTGGAAACTGTATCTACTTCCATGCTATTGGTTTTTATtgcaagcaaaaaaaaaaaaaaaaaatcgtcaCTGGTCTATCATCGCCTTCTTTCCATTTTTGGTAAATTATAACATGTATCAGGTTGCTGTGATTTTTATTATACTCTGATCTAGGTAATATTTGTAATTTCGAGGATTGAAACTTTAcatttatgttatttatgtaAGTATGGTTCGTGTACTCTCAGGACTTCTATTTTTCTGAATGAATCATCTGAACATCTTGTTGATCTTTATGGAACACACTTGTTATAGTTGGAGCAGTTGTCTTAGTTTTCTTACTAGAGTAGAACTATCTATGCTCCTGATTGGTTTACGAAAAAGATAACTTTACTTACCAGATTATATGTGTTACTTCATCAGAGTCTAGCAATTCTGATGGTTTTGTATTGTTGGAGAATCACCAGATTATGTTAATGGCTGACAGTTCCTTGCCTCCCCTTTCTTTAACAGAGTCAGATATGGCCGCAACATCAGCAACTATTTTGTCAGTTGGAGCAACTGCATCACTTAATACTAAACTCAACTCATTTTACCAATCAAAGTCTGCTAGCTTAAGAATCAATTCACAAGAGACTCTTCAGAGCTTCTGTGGCCTCAAGGCAGCTTCATCTCTTCGTTGTGACTCAGAGTCATCTTTCCTAGGGAAACAGAGCAGTGCTGCCCTATGGCGTCATCTTGCTCCGTCAGCTCAAAGAGTGAACCAGAATGTATGCAAAAGTCTTCAACCTCAAGCTTCTTACAAAGTTGCTGTTCTTGGAGCTGCTGGAGGTATAGGTCAGCCTCTGGCACTTCTCATCAAGATGTCGCCATTGGTTGCCACCCTGAACCTTTATGATATTGCAAATGTCAAGGGTGTTGCTGCTGATATTAGCCACTGCAACACTCCCTCCAAAGTTCAGGATTTCACTGGACCTTCTGAATTAGCCAATGCTTTAAAAGGTGTAGATGTTGTTGTCATACCTGCTGGGGTTCCGAGAAAGCCTGGTATGACTCGTGATGACCTCTTCAACATAAATGCTGGCATAGTGAAAAGTTTGGTTGAGGCAGTTGCTGATAATTGTCCTGATGCTTTCATCCATATCATTAGCAACCCTGTGAACTCAACTGTTCCAATAGCAGCAGAAGTTCTAAAGCAGAAGGGCGTGTATGATCCAAAGAAGCTTTTTGGGGTTACTACATTGGATGTTGTACGGGCAAACACTTTCgttgctgaaaagaagaacCTTAAACTGATTGATGTTGATGTCCCGGTTGTCGGGGGACATGCAGGAATAACAATTCTTCCTTTGCTATCAAAGACAAGACCTTCAGTGAGTTTTACAGATGAACAAATTCAAGAACTGACTGTTAGGATTCAAAATGCGGGAACTGAAGTTGTTGAAGCGAAGGCAGGGGCAGGCTCCGCAACCCTTTCAATGGCATATGCTGCAGCAAGATTTGTCGAATCATCTCTCCGTGCCTTGGACGGAGACAGTGATGTATATGAGTGCACTTTTGTGCAGTCTGATCTAACTGAGCTTCCCTTCTTTGCATCGAGGGTTAAGCTCGGGAGGAAAGGAATCGAAGCCTTTGTAACGTCTGATCTCCAGGGTTTATCCGAGTACGAGCAAAAGGCACTTGAAGCTTTAAAGCCAGAACTGAAGGCAAGCATTGAGAAGGGTATTGCTTTTACACAGAAGCAAGCCGTGGCTGTTTAAAGCCTTGCTTTTCCAGAACATGCTTGGAGAGTAGCATTGAATCCTAAGAATTGGTTTGCGGCTTTTCCTTTTGTTTAGTAGTTTGTATGTTTTCATTTTACCTCGTTTGATGGAGAACTTCTGTTTGAGATATTAACTGTTGCCGTAGTCCtagtaattgaaaattttgaaataacaCGGTTGCTACGACTGTGCACCTTATCATAAGACACACTAGGATTGAATTTGTTCGGTcaatacccaaaacaaatacATAATCGGTTTGTTGGCGAAGTTGTTTGAGACAGAACGTTCAACACGTTCACTTTTACTTCTTTGTATAATTCAACAAAGCTTTAGTCAATCAACTTTTCTCCCAGTTTATGATTTGGGTTCCTCGATTTACTTCATCTTAATTTCTTACAAAAGCCTTTGAGCTCTCTTTTTACACTGCTATGTTTGTCCCAGAAGCCTACAAAATGGGATTAAATAGATGAATATTgctattttaataataataataaaaaaaattccccTTCAAAATAGCAATATTCATCTCTTTTATGAATTAAATAGGTGTTTTTTCTTGTCTTTTATGGAGATGCATTCactaatatttttctattttttgattCTGGTCATTACGAAGTTTTACttagttttatttattctttagaATCAATAGACGGATTTATTATGTCACTCCCAAGCTTTGtccattgttttatttttatttttttttcttaaaaaacatgatttaaaatcatttgatatTCCAATGTTTTAAATTATACTAAATTTTGTTGATTGTTACAATGTTTCTAAAAAAGCATGTTGATTTTACAAGTGATGCTATCTTTTAAGAAATTTCTattcaacttttttattttaatattagtgCAATGTTTCTTAGAGAGCATGATGATTTTTTAGTACTAAGATTTTTGGAAAACTTCATTTCCAACTTTTGTAGATGAAGAATGATCTTATAATGTTGTaaatgtaaattaataaatgatatAAATGAATTTAGATAATCCACAAATGACATTCATCCAAGCAATATGAAcaagaaataattttaaatgaacaactttataaatttaaaagagtATACCTATCAAAGTTTTGATaagtcttttattattattattattttaaattactcAATGTGAATGCAGGTAATGTGAAACATTACTGCTgcgttaatttaaaattatttacaaaattgtAATGATAGATATACTCTTTTAGATTTATAAAATTACATGTGCCAATCGAGAGATTCTGGAGTCAAATATTTCATtcaacatattcatattctcatCCATAGATAAAACCACCCAAATAAAtagattttttctattttcaatggttttttctctcttactttttattgttttactttttttcttgatattgtttaatttatttagttttcataaatatgtttgaattaaatttataattgacatatatgattaattttattaatactaatgctaatataatttattctattattatgaattaatatgaaaaaccataatcttttaaaaaaagtgaataaccataattatatatttttaaatttctttttattggtaatatatattgacatcataaattatttattaaaattattgactagtctttaaaaaaatattaattaactaactaaTAATAAAGTAAgttaatttattcaattaaacAATCTTATATACTTTTACTTCtagttttaatctataattatagttattttttttaaaaaaaaattaaaacattgtttgatgatttaaaataaattagtttatatcaacgtttttttgtatatatataaagcttataattgacatttaacaattagttaattaactcttaaattaacaaaatcatggaaaaaaagaaagaaaatagatatttaaattaataaccaacatttttttaataaaggttgataatataaatgtgcaatataaaaaatttaattgataataaatatattaaattggaggGTGAGtggataaatttaataaaattttaatgacttaaaattgatttaataatttaatgtaataaaaattaattaataaacaaaaatgaattattgaaactaattttgatagttttatatttataattacatGAAAAAATATAACACAAGACATCCTATTCTTATTCCCATACATAACCAAACATAGTCATCTATTAAACCTTATTTCATGACATCTTTGATTCTCACATctcttatttatagaaatcttaTTCTCATACATCTTTTATTCCCAAACATCTATAAAATCTTAGACCAAACGACCTTGTTCTCGCTGATAATTGTCCTGGTGCTTTCATTCATATCAATAGCAACCCTATGTCTTGAAAAAGttaaaggaagaaaagaaaacactAGAGTTACGTGGAAAACCTTAGACCAGGGAGAAAAAAACCATACACATTACAGGGACAGGTATAAATAACTAAACAGTAAGAAACCCTACACTGATAAAAGACCAAAACGCCCTTAGggctaaaatataatttcaacaCTGATAAAAGACTCAACTTGCTACCATTATCCAGTTTTTCTTTGATGAAGTGTCGGTCATGACTTTCTTCATGTACATCTACCATAaccttcttcaaccaaatcTCTTCACATATACCCAAGCTCATAGTCCTATATCATTCTCCCTTAGGAAAATTCCCAAAAGGTCACCCAACATAAGATTACTCCAAGCCAAGCacacttaactttggagttcttatgattgagccactgaaaaggaaggtgcaccttgttggtataggtagtaactttcaattgttttaagcctttcttaaccttactttcatgtcctcaagaTCCCTCTCGTTCAGATGTGATactggttcattcatgtacccttcctgaactcgggtcgttacatgcCCACCAGCTTCCACTTGTTCGTCCCCGGACTACATCTTACTGGGAGAGGTTcagctctgataccatctgtAACGCCCCAGGCCCAGGATTTGAAATCCTGCGACCTAGCTATGTCATCCTCCATTCTTCCTCCCTTCCTCCCTTGCCTTGAATgctttagaagtgaaagttgtccccataACACCTTGCTTCTAGCCACGACACCTTGCTTATTACTTCTCCAGGTAACTAAGTTTCCCCACACAAAAGTACAGTATCCTAAGGTGGACTTCTTATCTATAACAGAATCAACCCAGTTTGAATCTATGTAGGCCTTGATACACCTTTTATCATGCTTTCTGAAAACCAAACCCTTTCCAAGAGAAGACTTCAGATACCTCAAGATCCGTGTAACTGCCTCCATGTGTCTTTTGTACGGAGCTTGCATAAACTGATTGACCAAGCTAACCGCATATGATATATCAGGTTTGGTATGCGAAAGATATATTAGTTTCCCCACAAGCCGTTGATATCTCTCTTTGTTCACAGGAACATCATCTACTGACTCTATCAGATTGAAGTTGGCAGGTTTACACCCTGTCATTCCAGTCTCTTACAACAAATCGAGAATGTATTTCCTCTGAGATACTAAGATCCCTTCCTTTGATCTTGCTACCTCCATTCCTAGGAAATATCTCAAGGCATCGAGATATTTGATCTCAAACTCATTTGTCATTCGTCGTTTCAACCTGTCAATCTCTGCTGAATCATCCTTTAACAGtataatatcgtcaacataGATAATCAAGACCGCTATTTTCCCTGGTGCTGACTTCTTAGTGAACAAGGTGTGATCTGAATGTCCTTGAACAAATCCCTGAGATTTA comes from Benincasa hispida cultivar B227 chromosome 2, ASM972705v1, whole genome shotgun sequence and encodes:
- the LOC120071943 gene encoding uncharacterized mitochondrial protein AtMg00810-like: MTGCKPANFNLIESVDDVPVNKERYQRLVGKLIYLSHTKPDISYAVSLVNQFMQAPYKRHMEAVTRILRYLKSSLGKGLVFRKHDKRCIKAYIDSNWVDSVIDKKSTLGYCTFVWGNLVTWRSNKQGVVARSKVLWGQLSLLKHSRQGRKGGRMEDDIARSQDFKSWAWGVTDGIRAEPLPVRCSPGTNKWKLVGM
- the LOC120071589 gene encoding malate dehydrogenase, chloroplastic-like isoform X1 translates to MEKSVLVECLIHSSACFESDMAATSATILSVGATASLNTKLNSFYQSKSASLRINSQETLQSFCGLKAASSLRCDSESSFLGKQSSAALWRHLAPSAQRVNQNVCKSLQPQASYKVAVLGAAGGIGQPLALLIKMSPLVATLNLYDIANVKGVAADISHCNTPSKVQDFTGPSELANALKGVDVVVIPAGVPRKPGMTRDDLFNINAGIVKSLVEAVADNCPDAFIHIISNPVNSTVPIAAEVLKQKGVYDPKKLFGVTTLDVVRANTFVAEKKNLKLIDVDVPVVGGHAGITILPLLSKTRPSVSFTDEQIQELTVRIQNAGTEVVEAKAGAGSATLSMAYAAARFVESSLRALDGDSDVYECTFVQSDLTELPFFASRVKLGRKGIEAFVTSDLQGLSEYEQKALEALKPELKASIEKGIAFTQKQAVAV
- the LOC120071589 gene encoding malate dehydrogenase, chloroplastic-like isoform X2; protein product: MAATSATILSVGATASLNTKLNSFYQSKSASLRINSQETLQSFCGLKAASSLRCDSESSFLGKQSSAALWRHLAPSAQRVNQNVCKSLQPQASYKVAVLGAAGGIGQPLALLIKMSPLVATLNLYDIANVKGVAADISHCNTPSKVQDFTGPSELANALKGVDVVVIPAGVPRKPGMTRDDLFNINAGIVKSLVEAVADNCPDAFIHIISNPVNSTVPIAAEVLKQKGVYDPKKLFGVTTLDVVRANTFVAEKKNLKLIDVDVPVVGGHAGITILPLLSKTRPSVSFTDEQIQELTVRIQNAGTEVVEAKAGAGSATLSMAYAAARFVESSLRALDGDSDVYECTFVQSDLTELPFFASRVKLGRKGIEAFVTSDLQGLSEYEQKALEALKPELKASIEKGIAFTQKQAVAV